The Limanda limanda chromosome 14, fLimLim1.1, whole genome shotgun sequence genomic interval CGCCCACTACCTGCATCACACTCGAAGACACGCCCACGAGACAGAGGACACGCCCAGTGACGAGGAGCATGTCAGACACAAACGAGAGGCGCAAACAGACACACCCACATTACGGTTGTCCCTGCCCATGGATGCATCGGCATCCAATCAGACAAGTCATAGGTTGTGGGGGAGGAGTCACatgccggaggaggaggagctttaCTACAATGTGACGGTGTTCGGTCGGGAGCTCCACCTGCGGCTGCGCCCGAACACTCGTCTCATCGCCCCCGCCGCCGCCATGGAGTGGGAGGAGTCAGGACACCTTCACTCTCAGCCAATAGGCAACACGGGCTGCTTCTACACGGGGGAGGTGTCCAACATGGACGACTCGGCTGTCGCCATCAGCAACTGCGATGGACTGGTAGGTgaagacacacaacatgaaacacaaagacatgaagatataataaagttttatgaaTAAAGTTAACGTGACGGCCTAATGATTAATATTCAACCCACAGGCCAGTATACCTCTTAGAGGCTTCTGATTGGACGAGGTGGTCTCAGGGTTTGTACCCCCCGGCATAACGGCAGTTATTGATATTACCATGGTAACAGATTTCCTGGTTAACGAGTTCTGTTCAGTTTACGGAACTCGTTCGACGTCGACCCCCCCCCAGCATTACTTTGTTTTAAGAACTGATGTGTGACACAATTGTTCGAggtttaaaatatgtttaataataaaacagaatcTTCAAGAAACTTCACCATCTTCCTCAGTGATGAAGCTGCAGATGTTTGGAcagatgttgatgtttttcatgtgaGCTGCTGTGAGTTTGAATCAAAGAGGAAACAGCAGAAAGACAAATCCATGTTAAGTGATCAAATAATTCTCATTCACAAAATGATTAAAACCTGCACAGTGAAGAGAGTAAAAGTTATTTTATTGCTCATTTTCTCaggaacattttcaaaataaaaaatatccacCAACCAGTGAATAGAAACATGTGCAAGCGTGTGAGAGCAGAGATGATTTCAGGACAAACGCTGTAAACCATGAAGGTCCGAGGACACATTACCGACGTGACATCTGTCTGAGTTTCCCCTCACTTCTTACAGCGTGGGCAGTCCCGCTGATTTCATCcagatgtggaggaggagggaaaaaataacacaaatattttcCTGGTGCAGCTAAAGCAACAACTGCTGATTATACAGGGTTAGATTATAGATGATAGGTGATATATTACAGATTATAGATTACATGTTATAgttgatagatgatagatgatagattaCAAATTATACATGTTGATTAGTTTATATATGATAAATGATAGCCTACAGATTATATGTTATAACTAGAGATGCTAACAACAGAAAGGCCTGAATAAATCAGTGTGAGTTTGCCTGGATCAAATGAAAACTCACATTTTAACTCCTCCCTTCATGGTCAGAgatcaggtcacatgacctccagGATCAAACTGTGTCTGGCGCCAGACGGAAGCGAGGATCAAAGCTCTGTCCTCCGTCGTCTGCGTCACATGACctgaaggaaataaaacattttcagaaagttCTGTtgacattaataaataataacaataaaacacaaactgcaaaccCCCAAAACACCTGAAGTTAGGTAACTATTTGTATCGCACACTGTGAATAATAAAGtgatgacatgactgctccccaaaagagAAGTCAAAGCatctgatcgccccctggtggctgcttaTTGATctgtggggtcaaaggtcagtttcACAGCGTGGTAATGCTCTCTCTGTCTGGAACGCAGGCGGGGGTGATCCGAACAGGACTGGAGGAGTTTTTCATCGAGCCGTGGGATCAACggaggacagaaggaggagaggatgaggaggaagaaggaggtcGACGACACATCGTGTATCGCTCCTCCGCCATCAAGAAACAAACGGCTGTCAATCAACCTGCTGACGACTTCCTGCGAGGTGACATCACAGAAACGAGAGCTTCACTCGACTCTGTCAGTCTGATCACaaacatgtgtttctgtgatgaCACATAAGTGTCTGGAGACTGATTGTCCCTGAACGCAACAGGAGTTGGGTTCTGTGACACGTTCAAGTGAACAAGTTAGATTCACTtcatggggggggtggggggggtgaagggtttgagttcacaaaacactACAGAGGTAAACAGTGTTAGAATCATTAACAGTGAATCCTCACATACATGTTTACCCACATGTTGTATGtgcttgtctgtgtttttcacttGTATTCATGTATTTACATGTTAGAGGGAAAAAACTTCTTTTACAGTGTAGTCTGTTAAAAAACATCTGTAATATCTGCTGAGTGGTTTCTGCAGAAGGAAAGAATCAAACTGAAAACTTTGAAACTGATCCAGGAAActtggcagacacacacacacacacacacacacacacacacacacacacacacaaccagctgCAACGTGGCAGTCTTGAGTTTCCAAGTGTCAGATTCTTGGAGGTTTTGGAGGTTTGGCCTCAGAGTTGATGAATAGTTCAGCTCATGACTCGCTCTTCTTCTCCGTCTTTGACTCCTGAAATCTGTTAGTGTTCAAAACAACTTCAGCCAATCAGGTGAGAGAGAAGCATTTCGCCTCAGTTCACCTCGGCCCCGAGCGTCCGGCGGCTCAGAGCGACCTCAGAGTTTCTGATCGCCGACATTAACACACGTTGGACGTTAAACTTCAGAGTGAAACTGAGAAGCTGTCACATCtggataaaaaaatacacaactgaAGCTTTCACTGACGACACAAACTGTTGTCATCAACTGATCTGAAAATAGTTTTCACCTCAAAGCTCCACCTGCTGTGTGGAGCTGTCGTGTGGTTTCTAAATGTTCACCGCTGAAAAACCCCTTCATCAGATGATCTTCTGTCCTCAGGTCCTCTCCTAGGTTCTCTCCATGTGAACCAGAACGTGTTGTTGCCAACATCTCGAAGACGACGCTACATCGAAGAGGCGGAGCTCTTCAACATCGAGGTTAGAGAACAGCTTCTAGTAAAGGTTGACGATCTGAGGTTTAACTGAATTctttacctcctcctccctctctctcctcctccagtgttgTTAGCCGTGGATTATTCTGTCCTTCTTTCCACGGCCGAGACCACATTCAGAAGTATCTCCTGACGCTGATGAACATAGTAGGTGCTCTTCATGTGGAGCTCAATGATGTTGTGTTCAgttctgcagcaaacacacaaagacatgagaATGTGTAGAGTCCTCAGATCTGGCTCAACACTTTCCTCatagagaggagagggagagggagagggagagagagagggagagggagagggagagggagagggagagggagagggaagagagagagacagagagagagagagagagagagagagagagagagagagagagagagagagagagagagggagagagagaaggaggggagagggTTAGGGGAggtaagggagagagagggagagggaggagagagagggagggagagggagagggagagggagaggaggaggggagagggagagggagaggaggggggagagggagagggagagggagagagagagagagggagagggagagggagagggagagagagggggagaggagagaagggagagagagggagatggagagagagggagNNNNNNNNNNNNNNNNNNNNNNNNNNNNNNNNNNNNNNNNNNNNNNNNNNNNNNNNNNNNNNNNNNNNNNNNNNNNNNNNNNNNNNNNNNNNNNNNNNNNNNNNNNNNNNNNNNNNNNNNNNNNNNNNNNNNNNNNNNNNNNNNNNNNNNNNNNNNNNNNNNNNNNNNNNNNNNNNNNNNNNNNNNNNNNNNNNNNNNNNgagagggagagagagggttagggttagggagagggttagggtaagggacagagagagggagagggagaaggagagagagagggagagggagagagagagggagagagagagggttagggttagggagagggttagggttagggtaagggagagagagagggagagggagagagagggagaggagagggagagggagagggagagggagagggagaaggagagggagagggagagggagagggagagggagagggagaaggagagggagagggcgagagagagtctgaactggttctgaaatggttctgtaggcgcaggtTGAGAGAGGAATCAAAACACAGAGATCAGATTAACATATGTTTCCTTAGAGATAAGCagacatacattcagttctttggagaGTAATTAAGTGATAAAAAGGTCTCACAGTTCAGATCATAAACACTTCAGGTCATAAAAGTCTGCAGGTCTGAAAAAAATGACTGGTTTCAACCACATCTAGTTCTTTTTTTACGACACtatccaacaaagtgttttcactgacCCCAGGTTCAGTTGGATCTGGACCCAGAACAACTCTTCCTGTCTGAGGAactgttcacacctgatgttcagcatcagactgaactgaagagtctgaagctctgaaacaaaccaggtgtgaacgagtcctgagAGCAAACTCTAGTCTTTCTCAAAATGTCTCTGTTCCAGGTGAATGAGATCTATCAGGATCACTCGCTGGGCGCCAACATCAACGTGGTCCTGGTCCGGATCATCATGTTGTCTCCAACCAAGGTAAACAGCTGCATCTCTGCTGCTTGTTGACAGTTGGTTCTTCATGTCCACACGACCTGGTCTCATCTGCAGCTCGCAGGTCATGTGACAGATGAGCTCCATGTTGCTCCATGTTAAAACTAAAACCACCTCCGTCAACACGATCAGATGAAAACAGGTCACatgatgtgatgtaaacaggaagtagatgtcTCCTCTGCAGTCGGTTGCTTAGCAACAGAGACTcctctgaaggaggagcagtgaaggTGACGAGTCGGAGGGATTTCTAGAGTTTTATAACCGAGACGtgtgtgggcggagcttctGAGTCCCAGAGGGAAATGAAAGCACTCTGAATTTCATTAAACTAGTTTCACTGTCTTTATAGAGTTTGTCTGTATAAAGGGATTTAATTCATCTGTAACTCTCTACTGCCACCTCTGGTCATCACTGGTATCTCATCTCAAAGATGATTATTTTTCgtgatgttttaaaaactgtGTGTTACTCATTCTGTCCTTTTCAGGACCAAACACTATGTGTCAGTTGACAGCCACGGGGGGTCTCACCACAGCAGAGACAAACCATCCAGGCTCTAACGTTTCATTCAGAGACCAGAGGCAAACAAAACTTATATTCAAACTTAAATCAGGTGACTTCTGCTGGCGTGTGAGCTTCCAGCTCGCTAGTGTCTCTGATGTGCGTCTCAGTGCTGATgtgtcagtgtctctctctggcagagcccccccctccccctgccaGCCCCTCCATGCCCACTCACTCATTGTCAATATTTCCAGAAGAAGAGGTGATGAAAGCTTTAGCCTCCATGTCAATGAGTAACCTGAGGTTTCGCTGCGTCAGTCTCAGGAGCTGATCTCCGTGGGGAACCCTCAGAAGAGCCTGGAGAACGTCTGTGGTTGGTCCTacctccagcagagggcgccgAGTCACGCCGAGCAGCACGACCACACCATCTACCTGACCCGGCAGGAGTTCGGCCCCTCCGGCATGCAGGGTACCACCGCTGCCACCACAAGTACTCCTCACATTAACCCCCCCGGTGACCCCTggccctctgacctctgacccctgacctttgTCCTCAGGTTATGCTCCGGTTACAGGAATGTGTCAATTACATCGGAGTTGTGTCCTCGTCTTGGAGGATGGATTCTCCTCTGCCTTTGTAGCTGCACATGAAACAGGACATgtgtgagacacacaaacacacaaaaaacacacaacaaatagacaacaacaaacacacaaacaacaaacacacaacttgacAAAATGACCCAGGTGCAGAAACTAACTTGATCATTAACATAATGTTCAGAAATAAACTTTGTTTAACTATAGGAACCTGTCTCcatgacctgtctgtctctccacctgtctctctctccacctgtctgtcctccacctgcctgtctctccacctgtctgtctctccacctgtctgtctctccacctgtctgtctctccacctgtctctctctccacctgtctctctctccacctgtctgtcctccacctgtctgtctctccacctgtctgtctctccacctgtctgtcctccacctgtctctctctccacctgtctgtctctccacctgtctctctctccacctgtctgtcctccacctgcctgtctctccacctgtctgtctctccacctgtctgtctctccacctgtctgtctctccacctgtctctctctccacctgtctgtcctccacctgcctgtctctccacctgtctgtctctccacctgtctctctctccacctgtctgtcctccacctgcctgtctctccacctgtctgtctctccacctgtctgtctctccacctgtctgtcctccacctgtctgtcctccacctgtctctctctccacctgtctgtctctccacctgtctctctctccacctgtctgtcctccacctgcctgtctctccacctgtctgtctctccacctgtctgtctctccacctgtctgtctctccacctgtctctctctccacctgtctgtcctccacctgcctgtctctccacctgtctgtctctccacctgtctgtctctccacctgtctgtcctccacctgtctgtctctccacctgtctgtctctccacctgtctgtctctccacctgtctgtctctccacctgtctgtcctccacctgtctgtctctccacctgtctgtctctccacctgtctgtctctccacctgtctgtcctccacctgtctctctctccacctgtctgtctctccacctgtctgtctctccacctgtctgtctctccacctgtctgtctctccacctgtctctctctccacctgtctgtctctccacctgtctgacctccacctgtctctctccccacctgtctgtccctccacctgtctgacctccacctgtctgtctctccacctgtctgtctctccacctgtctgtctctccacctgtctgtctgtccacctgtctgtctctccacctgtctgtctctctacctgtctgtctctccacctgtctgtctctccacctgtctgtctccatgacctgtctctctctccacctgtctgtctctccacctgtctgacctccacctgtctctctccccacctgtctgacctccacctgtctgtctctccacctgtctgtctctctacctgtctgtctctccacctgtctgtctctccacctgtctgtctccatgacctgtctctctctccacctgtctgtctctccacctgtctgacctccacctgtctctctccccacctgtctgacctccacctgtctgtctctccacctgtctgtctctccacctgtctgtctctccacctgtctgtccctccacctgtctgtctctccacctgtctgtctgtctgcaggctGGGGATGGAACATGACGGTGAGGTGAACAGTTGTGATGATGACGTTCTGTTGGGAAGCATCATGTCTCCTCGGGTTCAGGCCTCGTTCTATCGATATCATTGGTCCAGATGCAGCTGGAGGGAACTGCATCAATACCTGAAGTGAGAATAGAACTCACGATATAACTCGTCTTTACATAGAGTCACTGATTGTGTTTATACAACTGTGTCCTGTCTCTTCCTGAAGTACCTACGACTGTCTCCGTGACGACCCATTCAACCACGATTGGCCGGCTCTGCCTCAGTTACCGGGTTTCCAGTACTCCATGGACCAACAGTGTCGCTTCGACTTCGGACCAGGAAACACTCTGTGTACTGCAGTGAGTCCGTTTggatatatatgtaaatatatatatatatatactgaagTTATAGACTTATAAACAATTGTTTCAGAGACGCTGTTAAACATAATTCAAAAGTGTCTGACTGGGCTCTAACTGAAAAAGGTTGTCGGTTCGATCCCGTATGTTGAAGTGTCCTCGAGCAAGTTACTGAACCCAAATTGTCTCTTCACATAGAAAACAGTGTGAACGTGTGAATGATAGAAACTGTAAAGAACTAAAACTGATCAAATACAGACATTTACCGCTTAACACAATCTGAGAAGATTCACaacagaagatctggaatctcctcgtgtttccaagtggacgtctttgTCTTccacgtgtccggctcctcttcttcatcctgagatgtttgagtTCTTctagtttcacgtcacgtgttagaaacctcatcacgtccactcgctctctgggaagcttccacacatcgtcctgctggttcctcacatggactctgacatgttacacacatgttaccaggaggctgcaggagaagatccagaacatccaGAGATACTGACTCACACATGTGTTCTCACATAGAGAACCTgcagaacctgcagaacatgtATGGAACATGTatggaacatgtgaggaacatgtgtgtgGTTCAGTTCATATGTGAAAACATTTGACATGGTCCAGATCATTGTATCTTCAGGAGTCGAACATGTGACTTCTGATATTTGCACACGCTCATCATTGGAtcttattttgacattttccaaacatctttgtgtctgtctctaGTACACGACTCACGACCCCTGTAAGCAGCTGTGGTGCAGTGACCACAACAACCCGTTCTTCTGCAGGACCAAGAAAGGTCCGCCTCTGGACGGCACTCAGTGCGCACTGGGCAAGGTGAGGAAACGCCGCTCGAGGGCTGAAGGGATTACGGCGGCAGATTATCGTGCTTTGTCAAGTACGACAAGTACACgtttattttgtgaaaaacaccAACAAGTAAAAACACAGCAGTGGTTTGACTGGTTTACACCCAGTAACCAAACTAACCAGCAGGCAGTGGAGTGAAGTTAATGATCATTACCTCAGTCTTGAGGACAGGACGTGGTTTCCTGTCGGAGCAGGTGGTGGCGATGGTCTTACACTTGTGATCCAACAGCTTGTGTAATGTTCAAAACACGCACGCTGAGTTTGGATGACATGAGGTGTCTCCATGGTAACTGTCTCCTGTTGAAGCACTGCTTTAAAGGTTCCTGTATGAAGTTGACCCCTGACCTCCTGAGACAAGATGGCGGCTGGGGAACATGGAGTTCGTACGGCAGCTGCTCCAGGACCTGCGGGGGCGGAGTCAGGTTTCGGATCAGACGCTGTGACAACCCAGCGTgagtgagctgtcaatcatctatGACATCATAGGTCAACTGCACCAATCAGAGACACTAGCCTGTTTCTGTTCTCAGTccagccaacagggggcgcACCTGCCTCGGAAACAGCTACGAGTTCCAGCTGTGCAGCCGAGAGGCGTGTCCTCCGCTGACGGACTTCAGGTGAGGTCACAGGAGCTTCTCCAACCCTGGGTTCTACTGTGTCTCACatgacaaactgtgtgtgtgtgtgtgtgtgtgtgtgtgtgtgtgtgtgtgtgtgtgtgtgtgtgtgtgtgtgtgtgtgtgtgtgtgtgtgtgtgtgtgtgtgtgtgtgtgtgtttcagggagGATCAGTGTAAAGTCTGGAATCCATTTTTTGAACATGATGGAAAGAAGCATCACTGGCTGCCGTACCAACATCCTGATCGTAAATACACACATGATACACAAACAgcgtgaagtgtgtgtgtgtgtgtctgtgtgtgttccatcGTCGTGTCGTTTGTCACCTACTTGATTTGTGCGTCTGCAGCTGACGAGCGCTGTCGTCTGTACTGTCAGTCCGAGGAGACGGCGGCGGTGGTGTCCATGAACAGAGAGGTGCATGATGGGACAGCGTGCTCCTACAGCGACGCCcacagcgtgtgtgtgggaggagagtGTGAGGTCTTTATTGTTGCTTCTACTGTGTTACTGTACATTTGATggtgttagcttagcatgaTACACACTGTGGAGCAGTTCAACGTTAGCATCCGCTAAAGCTAACGGACCAACTCGCTCCAAACAGTGACTGATCCAGTTTGTGGCTTCTTTCCTGAAATGTACAATAAAATgaggttttctctctctcctctcctcctctcctcctctcctctcctcctctcctcctcctctcctcctctcctcctctcctcctctcctcctctcctcctctcctcctctctcctcctctctcctcctcctcctcatctcctctcctcctctcctcctcatctcctctcctcctcctctcctctcctcctctcctcctctcctcctctcccatcctccctccctcctcccctcctctcctcctcctctcctcctcccctcctcctctctcctcctcctctcctcctctcctcctctcctcctctcctctctctcctcctcctccccctcctccccctcctcctcctcctcctcctctcctcctctcctcctcctctcctcctctcctcctctcctcctcctctcctcctcctcccctcctcctctcctcctctctcctgcagcatGTGGGCTGTGATGGACAGATTGCCTCGGACCAGCAGGAGGACAGATGTGGCGTCTGTGGAGGAGATAATTCCAGCTGCAGGATCATCAAAGGAAACTTCACGCGCAGCACAAAGAAACCAGGTGTgtctcctaaccctaaccctgaccctgaccctaaccctgacccggTGTgtcccctaaccctaaccctgaccctgaccctaaccctaaccctaaccctaggaaccggtatcgtttggtttttatccgataccggttcctaaccgatacttttaaaacgataccggtgcctaaacggtgcctgaaccgatacttcttttttttttttaaagtgcacaaaacgatgcttgactaagaaaggattttttattgccaaatatatgaactgtttaaagtagattataaatatgaataaatacaaaaactgaagtgtgaggaggcgggacgagcggagacctcagtcttctattggctcaggcaccgaaatgaagcaccgaaatctccgttgcatttcggtccgggtagggaccggttgtattggaaccggttgtattggaaccggttctcggtacccaaccctagtgtCTCCGTTCGATGGTTTTATCGTTCTGAGAGAAAGTTTTTGACATCTTAGGAACAGtggtcattttttaaaatctacTTATCAGCGACTGCCTGTGACGGCCGATGACATCACAAGTGTGCGACTGGACCGTCACATTATGAGACTCCGCCTTGTGGATGACGACGCTAACGAGCTAGCTACAGTTCAAAGTACTTCACAAACAGAAAGTCCTCCGTTTGTGAAGT includes:
- the adamts2a gene encoding LOW QUALITY PROTEIN: A disintegrin and metalloproteinase with thrombospondin motifs 2 (The sequence of the model RefSeq protein was modified relative to this genomic sequence to represent the inferred CDS: inserted 1 base in 1 codon), with protein sequence MFKHKSELFILLTDSLHQVLSEFDVIRPIRSDSRGHLLSGSVSAHYLHHTRRHAHETEDTPSDEEHVRHKREAQTDTPTLRLSLPMDASASNQTSHRLWGRSHMPEEEELYYNVTVFGRELHLRLRPNTRLIAPAAAMEWEESGHLHSQPIGNTGCFYTGEVSNMDDSAVAISNCDGLAGVIRTGLEEFFIEPWDQRRTEGGEDEEEEGGRRHIVYRSSAIKKQTAVNQPADDFLRGPLLGSLHVNQNVLLPTSRRRRYIEEAELFNIEVLLAVDYSVLXFHGRDHIQKYLLTLMNIVNEIYQDHSLGANINVVLVRIIMLSPTKSQELISVGNPQKSLENVCGWSYLQQRAPSHAEQHDHTIYLTRQEFGPSGMQGYAPVTGMCQLHRSCVLVLEDGFSSAFVAAHETGHVLGMEHDGEVNSCDDDVLLGSIMSPRVQASFYRYHWSRCSWRELHQYLNTYDCLRDDPFNHDWPALPQLPGFQYSMDQQCRFDFGPGNTLCTAYTTHDPCKQLWCSDHNNPFFCRTKKGPPLDGTQCALGKHCFKGSCMKLTPDLLRQDGGWGTWSSYGSCSRTCGGGVRFRIRRCDNPAPANRGRTCLGNSYEFQLCSREACPPLTDFREDQCKVWNPFFEHDGKKHHWLPYQHPDPDERCRLYCQSEETAAVVSMNREVHDGTACSYSDAHSVCVGGECEHVGCDGQIASDQQEDRCGVCGGDNSSCRIIKGNFTRSTKKPGYLKILEIPKEARHLLIQEFRRTPHILAVKNQETGHLFLNDEDELPESRVVIEKGVAWEYNNTEEQESVQATGPLKYGVLVMVRSYGDSKVTVSYKYIIQDRLRSSLESNLLQEDTIFYEWALKKWSHCSKPCGGGKQYTRFGCRRKADGKMVHRMLCSNINKPRAISRNCNMDKCSSPRWVTGSWEDCSASCGQTGWQRRWVSCQQEPSRVQQQRFANSKLCHHDRPDVKRSCNRVPCPPAWRAGPWTPCSVSCGNGTQERQVACSSPESSTGNCSQPQPITARSCQAPPCRGSQKNAIIQWLSRSNVDLPAPKISSRQRCRGDRSVFCRMEALSRYCSIAGYQQMCCKSCSEGNFSSENLPAANSSWVSTTETITSASLSTWSDRSDITSHFISTPPHSFTVTPPPTSRSSTDFIYVEYDDYDEYSSYEDPSVPSESPDILPTTATTATSTTTTTSATTSTSTTKRWPRKTAPPHVFQKETTTTSTVPMATVHGPLSLLIRTFAVPEFPTTTSFDPDDIITATSSGGRSLQTQFNLTETEPAPTSSSSIFTTTKKEKNSVDEVPYRIVGLDREATRGQQNHFVPRMPRFRERTQNKRIQELLNEKRRQDLVKRVNRSKESQTEGQMSGS